Within the Amaranthus tricolor cultivar Red isolate AtriRed21 chromosome 15, ASM2621246v1, whole genome shotgun sequence genome, the region tatatatatatatatatatgtatatgtatatgtatatgtatatgtatatgtatatgtatatgtatatgtatatgtatatgtatatatatatgtatatgtatatatatatgtatatgtatatatatatatatatatatatatatatatatatatatatatatatatatatgtatatatatatatgtatgtatatgtatatatatatatatgtatatgtatatgtatatatatatatatatatgtatatatatatatatatatatatatatatatatatatatatatatgtatatatatatatatatatatatgtatatatatatatatatatatatatatgtatatatatatatatatatatatatatatgtatatatatatatatatatatatgtatatatatatatatatgtatatatatatataatatataatatatatgtatatatatatatatatatacatatatatatatatatatatatatatatatacatatatatatatatatgtatatatatatatatatatatatatatatatatatatatatgtatatatatatatatatatatatatatatatatatatatgtatatatatatatatatatatatatatatatatatatatatatgtatatatatatatatatatatatatatatatatatatatatatatatatatatatatatatatatacatacatatatatatatatatatatatatatatatatatatatatatatatatatatatatatatatatatatatatatacatacatatatatatatatatatatatatataaatatatacatatatacatatatatatatatatatatatatatatatatatatatatatatatatatatatatatatatatatatatatatatatatatatatatatatatatatatatatatatatatatatatatatatatatatatatatatatatatatatatatatatatatatatatatatatatatatacatatatatacatatatatatatatatacatatatatatatatatacatatatatatatatatatacatatatatatatatatatatatatatatacatatatacatatatatatatatatatatatatacatatatatatgcattttaataattaattaataaatattgcttaataaattctaatattataaTCCTAGTTAACCAAGTGAAACATAAGCAATTTTCAACTATTAACCGACTTAACGATAAGTTTCGTAGTTAAATTCTCATTCTTATAGTTAAATAGTCACTTTAAATTTTTCAAGTAATTACTATAGTACTAAACTGAATactttattttgtgtttttcaattctaaaaatttttgttttatgatattttttaaaaaaaatttacttcggttgtttttctaaaaatctcaacttaaaaatataacataaaatttcttactttcaaaaaatttttataaaaaatatacacaaaccggtaaaaaacttaaataatatcacattatttttacttttgataATGGTTATTGATAGATTTGatgtttgaaaataaaatacctttaaagttaaaattatttttagaaaaacacaattataaaagttaaaagatatttaaaatCAATCTTTCCTTTTTTCAACATCCAAATTAGCTATTTTAAGCTACTAAAGAGAGTATATTAATATAAGATAACACATTAAAATCATTAAACGACTaatatgaatttattttgtaCAAAAGTCTGTTCTAATCTATTTAGTTAGGCTATTTAGCCTAATTTGGGGCAAACAATTCCAAATAAATAAGGACAGAACTAATCTTTTTGTAGGTGGTAAAATTCAAATTTGGGGCAAACAATTCCAAATAAATAAGAACAGAACTAATCTTTATGTAGGtggtaaaaatcaaatttggggCAAACAGTTCCAAATAAATAAGGACAGAACTAATCTTCATGTAGGTGGTAAAAATCAAACCACTTGAATGAAAAGATTTCAACCACTAACCTAACACAAAAATAAGAATCaagtaaaaaaaagaagacaaagACTTAATTTCAAAGTCCCAAAACTTTAAACTAACAATGTCTTGAAAAATTCTAATTAAACAGAGAACAACGTCATGCATAATGTGGTGATTAAGACCATTACAGAAATGACTTTAGTTCAAAAGTACCTCATACGAAGAGACTAACTACATCAATGTGCATACGACCAGAAACTATAAAAAGAGCAGGAATAAATGCAcaggttccatctacttttctaCCTTGAGCTGTTGTCGGCGGAACCATCTCTGTACGAGACTAAACCTTTTTTCGCTGGCGGACTGCCAGAAGATGTCCTCGACCTATATTTATCCTTGCTAGCTCCCTTTGGAGCTGGGGAACCCCTGGAGGAACCTGAGACTGACACACTCCTGCTTCGACTTCGACTCAATGACAACCGCTTCTCAGCACGAGGAGATGCACGATATCTGGATGGAGGACTATTAGAGGGACTACGAACAGGACTCCTGGTAATACGACGGCGACGATAGGGAGGGCTTCGTGAGATACTCGGACTCCTTGTcctgcttcttcttcttctatatCTGCAACACAACCCACATATCATAACAATGTTAAACTGGCAGGGATGGAATTCCAGAGATTACTAGCCATATGCCATAATCAATTCAGTAACTATGAACCAATGGACTGCCCATGGAAGTCTTTAGGGTATGGAGGAATTATATCTGTGAATGGAGCAGCTCCCAAAATGTAGAATCACAAACAGAAAACTGCTGCGACCAGTTAAATTTAGACCACCTGACCCGAAATTGACCAAGAATCCGACCGTGAATTAGTGGGTAACCTAAAAATCCCAACCCATAATCCGAACAGAAAAATTGGGTCAAATACGACCATTTTGACCTGTTTTCATGATTTAGCCGTAGCTCATAGTTGATAGAATAAAAGAAACTGAAAAGATACCCAGAAAAAATTTACAGAGCTTAGATATTTCACAATTATGCTAGATGTATGCAAGTAATGCAACTCTAAGAATGTTATTTCCATTGTTCACCACCCTTGCTCCATCCCCAAAAATATGCAACTATAAGAATGTCATTTCCATTGTTCACCACCCTTGCTCCTTCGCCAAAAGGGAGCATTCTCTACACCTAGTAACTTGTATCCTCTACTACCTTCAGCAATCCCAGGTAATGTTTCCCTtcacggaaaaaaaaaaaaaaaaaaaaaaaaaaaaactcaaggAATGTTCCACACAAGCGTATCCCATCAAAGCTCATCTTTTCCTATAAGGCCATGACACATTGGTACCATAATGACACAGTTTATTTTCAGAAAGACAATCATAGCAGAGTAGTTCCAAAGGCCTCTCCCCTTTTGACATGTCAAGTACACATTTTCTATATCAGTGCAATCAGAAAGATGACTCCAATTGGCAAATTACTAATCAAAAATAGTGGGCTTGCACAGACAGAAATTATATAAACCCCCTAAGGTCTCACACCAACCATCCATATGAACCACCCAAAAAAATTGCAGGTTCTTCAGAAGGGATTATTTATAGAAACCTTCGGGGACCAAGAGTCTGATCCTAAACTAATTAACAATCAAATTCAGAAAGAATAGCAAGTACTTCACAAATATCAGAAgatataaattagaaaaatataaatgactATAACTTAGTATGGAAATACGAAGGAAATATAAGCAGTCATTACATACCTTATAGGAGATCTTCTTGGGCTTCGGTACCTAGGAGAACGGTCAGAGTATCTCCTGTAACTGGGATATCTAAAATGTAAACAAGTTTGGAATAAATGACGCTTAAAGATAACAGAAAGGCCTGAAAAGTCAGTTATATGAGCAATACCTGTCACGACCACCATGCCGATAACGGTCAGGAGAGGGGGTCCTGTATTTTCGAGCATAAGAAAACCTATCactgaaacctctacctcttcgTATACGTTTGGGTGACCCATCAGGTGAGGCACTTCTTGAAACACTCCTACGGTGAATTGAAGGAGGGCTTCGACGGCCAGGACTTCTAGAGTAGCTGCGATGATAGCTTCGCTTAGGAGACCTAACTGGACTACGACTTGCAACTCTTCTTGATGGAGCACGACCAGAGCTTCTACTTAAGCTTCTATGTGAAGATCTTACGGGGTTAGGACTTCTACGAGAATGTACCGGGCTTGGACTGCTCCGCCTTCTGACTCTCCCAGGGCTTCTACCAGCTGATCTTCGCGATGAGCCTCCTGGATAGCTCCCACTAGGACTTTTTCTAGGTGGAGATAGCACAGGGCTTAAGCTAGAATTTCGTTGAGAATGAGTTCTTGGTGGACTCCTGCTCGGACTTCTAGCTGGGCTCCTGCTGACACTCCTTACAGGACTTCTGCTAATACTTTGACTTCTCTGTACAGCTACCGGGGAATTCTTACCAACACTAGGACTTCTGCTTAATTTTCTTTGGGGTGTAGCACTCCGGCTTCTGCTCATACTCCTGGGACTGATACTCATACTCTTACTAGTAGCCCTTTTAGGACTTGCACTGCGGCTCCAGCTCATcaacaatcaataaaaataacagaAAAATTGGTAGGCATAGAGACTAGTTACATGAAAGAAAGGGAATTTAGACCTAGATTTTCCAGGGTGGTCCTCTACCACATCAGGTTGTCTGTCTCCACTCCTCCCAGATATTGCATCTCTTTCATAGCCATTGGTTTTCTGCTCTCCGTTTTCCTTGGAAGATCTGGGTTCCTTATCGTCAAACTTATCAGAATCTTCGCTTCTTTTGTGATTAACAACAGCAGCAGCATCAACCCTAGGAGAATGGTTCTCAGCTGCAAACACCACAAACAATTATTGCACACTACAAAGCAGGGATAAAGATAACGGCCTAAGATAGTCTTGGTTAGGAAATAAGTAGCCAAAAACAGTATTTTTGGCTAAATATAACGtaaaccttaaaaatgaaattgttgtaTTTAATAGCTTTTGTATCCATTTAGAAATTCTAGAATATTCACATTTCTAGCTTATCGTCTGGCTCTTTATGTTCACCGTTTTTCACTACCAATGTGTCTCGACTCTCAAATATGAAAATCTGGTAAATTAAAGTTCCTCCTTAATGTTGCTTCTAGGGTGCAGGGACCCTATGTTGCCTCTTGTAACAGCCACAGCTAGCAGTCAAAGCTGATCTGCCTAAATTAAAGGATTGTAGCGCCCAGCACATGCACAAATGCACAGCTTGCTATAGCTATCAAATATAAAGCTATTTTATAATGTGCAAAAAGATGGGGGCTACATTCTTCGATATGAAGCTTAATTGAGGAAACAAAGAAGCACAAAAATCTTGCAAGAATAAAAGGTATCCATCACTTCTTTAAAATTCGCACCAAAACTTTCTTTTAGGCAGAATTAACATGAGTAGTACACTTCACAGGATAGCCCAAAATTAGAGCTCAGAACATGCTTATCTTCTCGCGGTGCATGCAACAAAAGAACTACTCAGCCACAAATGGGATGGTGTcagctaaaaaaaaacatttactgAAATGATGCACTCTAAAACCAAGTACAAGTACCATATCTCCTAGCATAAAGCAAATATACAGAGAATGGCATCCAGTTTATTCATTCTTATACAATTTGCAAGGAAAACAAAGACACAAAACTTGGATTTATTACATCAAGGGTCCATTATTTCTTGACAAGTCTCTAGACTAATTTCTATCCATTTGATCAAATCCCCAAACTTGTAAATTGTAATCAATTCTAACGCAAAAGTAAATCTAAAACTGAAGTCATATCAACAGTACACACGAAGGAAAAATTACTCACAAAATAATATTGTTCTCTTGGAAAATACCAATTTCAAATATTCTTAATGATTCTATTCCATTGGGACAGGATGAGGGGACAAGAGAGACATTAATTCTTGAATAGTATAAATAGATACCGTTTTTCAGCAGGTCACCCTTGCGCTTTTTATCAATATTCTTTGTACTGTCCTCGCCCTCAGAGCTATCCCCTGTGCTCTCACTATCACTGAGGCTATTGGATGCCCTTTAACAGCATTAAAGATAGAGTCaaaaacatatataacaaaAGCATGTAAAGGTCAATACAATCCATACATGTCATAAGCAACAACATCGAGAACAAATTGCGGCAGGGGAAGGGTTCTGCACAATAAATGTTACCCTTGAGCAACATGACTTGTATCTTGAGTATCTGCTAAGCAAGGGATGACCAGGATGTAGACATGTCAAATGGACAAGGTCGAAATAAGATCACTTCATTTTGGACTCAAATCACTTTCAATTTGTTAACTTTCGGGCTTGGCTCAGCCAATGCCTCTTTAAGACCAAACATTCCCAGTTTGGGTAGAGGAATTGTATAATTGTCTTGTTATTTCCCTTTTCTAGTGTGACTTGAACATTTCTTGATAGGAATTTGTAAATCGTATGTGATACACATAGTCATTAACAGACAATTCCACCTATGTAAATGGGACCCAAATACCagtaaaactataaaaaaaattgaaactcAACAGAAAATGTGCACAAAATTTCATTTATTACCTAAAccatgatcactttaaggtcaaAAATGATTTCGGTTAGATTTAATATTACCCCAATATTTTCCAAGTCCGAGTCAAATATAGCTTTGTTTACAATCCTTTATTTTTGGATATGTATCAATAGGGATGTCAGGTTGGGTAAATTTTCTTATAGGTCTTTTGGGATATTATCCACCCAATGCATAGAAAATATCTGTGAGAAAGGAATAATAAAGGGCTCTATATGGCTAATGTTGTCATAGAATTATgttaacatattaattaaagaaaCCTTAGCCACAGCACATATCCAAAAACAAGAGTTTTGAGTTACTTAAGGATGCCTTTGCACAGAGCATAGGCACTCACACAAAATGCTTCTAAAGAGAACCCACAATAAACATTAGTTAGATTACTTGGACAAGAAATACACAAGCCAAACAATGAAATGGAATTATGGAAAGGCAAGTAGGAAATGCCCTCCCAAGAGATTCAACTAAATTTCATAAATCAATGTGCAGAAGATGTATATCAAGCATTTAATAGTAGATTTTGTACCACCTTCTAGACTTCCGTCTTGAACGCTTATCCTGCCTTCTCCGCTTCTTATCACGCCGCTTTTCTTTGCGCTTCCCACGTTTGTACTTGTCTCGCTTAGAGGACCTCTTTCTCTTCTTTCGCCTGTCATCACTGGAGGAACTAACATCTGATGAAGATGAATCTGATTCAGAATCAGTATCAAGATCACTACTATCTAAATCACTTTCAGAAGAACTGTCTGATTCAGAAGTATagtattttcttcttctctttcttctatTCCTTGAAGATTTCTTATGTTTTCCCTTTCTTCGTGTTTCAATGCTATGAGCATCCAAACTCGCCACTTTTGCCAGCTTCTTACCAAGTTTCTTCTTGTCTGCATGTCACAAAGAGCTCAACACCACAGAATCAACATAAAGGGAAAAAAGCAATTATCGTAAACAATGAGGGAGTTTGACAAAGGTTGTCGGCTTTTTTTTTTGGCGTGTTTGACCAGCTAAAAATATTGGCTTTTTTTGTTAGTATTTAAGCTAGCTAGATAAGACAACCGCTTAAGTAGATGTTTGGTAAAACCATGTATTGGCTAAAAGGTGGACcaacaagccaacaaaaaaagTCAATCAAGTTGGCcatttcattttggcttaaaaagTCAGTTTTTCTGTCACCCATTTACAAAACACATTTTTTCGCTCTTCGATCAACCGAAAAGCAAAAGCCATTTAGACATCCCGAATCAGTTTGTACATTAGCTTGAAAGAAGCTagcaaaaaaaagtaaatacagcATAAAGAGTGAGAGAAACTCTCTTAAGCATggcatatatttaatatatatcaaataaggtTTACCACTTTCACTGAATTCACCGGAGTTGCAAACTTTAATGGTGACCGTTGGTTTGCCATCTTCATCACCAACATCctcaatttttttcaaaacctCATGTCCATGCACAAGCTTCCCAAACACTATATTCTTtctgttaaaaataaaatttaaaattaaggcATAGTCCTCTAGAAAATTCCAACGAGTATTATGATTCTAGATACTCTGGATCGGTAAAATGCCAAAATGTACTTCGTTAATTAATCACAGATCCAAATCAATTAAGTATAAACACTCATATGCAACATCACCGTGTACTAATAGGAAAACATAGATATGAAAGTGGAATAACTTGTCAAAGTTTTGATTAGCCTTGAACATAATATTGAATACAGATCCACAAACGTCACGATCAGCTAGTGCCATAGATAAAAGACCAGGTTCATCATGCTTTAGCTTTGGGGGCTCATCTAAAACAATTACAAAAAAGGAGCTAATCAGTAAACAGTATCACAAAGCCATAACAGCAAAAAGGCCAAGTTTTAACATCCAAATATGTATATTTGATACAAATGGGTGTGCACATGCATAAATTCATCTGGGCTGATGTGTGTACAGACATGAAATGCAAATTCAGCTCAACACGTTGACAAAGCTAGACCTTAACAACCAAAAAAAAGTTCATTGACTTCCAGAACACCCGGAAAAATTTTTGGCTAATCTAAATGCACCTGGAACAATAGATTGTATAGCAAGTGTTGTCAATATCAAGTAGCAAAACTTTTTGGTTCCGCGTGGATTTAAAAGGTTAAAGGTGTCTTCTAACTAAAGCATGGATTCGATAGTGGCATTGCTCTTATATAATGTTTCATTTACTTctatttcttctttttatttctaGAATATAAGCAACTTAATTATTctatttgaaatttgaataaacaaattacaactcaaaagcatatttcaataaaaaaaatctctaaAAGATAATTCACAACCACGTCCACCGAACTCGCAAAATTGCCTAGTTTAAGAAAACAATAATGCATttgtaatccaaaaaaaaacaagtctACTTCTAGATTAGTGAAATCTTCAagcatttaaaatattagtcaaaTGAGTCAACCTACTGACAAAAATAGGTTTATGTTGTAAACTCAAAACAAGTTTATACTACAGCAAATTATGTAATATATGTTGTCACGTCAGGTCTTTAAAGCAAAGTACCGCaagaattcaaaatttttgatttaaataaataatacataatATGCAATCTAAATTTACCAGGAAATGCGTCACCATATATACTTTCACCAGCTGAACCTGCAACACACAAGGAGTGCATCATGCACAATAGTATTAACCATAGCCAAAGGAAAGATATGTCTTTTAATTAGACACAAATAAAAACAAGAGCCCAAAAATTAAACCCATTTTCTTCCCTTTTAACTACTTTTTCAATATTTCACATGTCATTCATTGAAGTTAGTCATTGAACAAATTTTAAATAGTCAGCAATTAATTGATTTCTATAAAGTCAACTGAACCCCCTCATCAAAATATACCAGAATTAGCCACAAAACTGTTCCATAAAAAAATAGGTTCATTTGGTGTAGTCTTGATACAAAAGCGTAAAGTATTAACATAGAGCATACCCTCTTGTCTGAGAAGATCACCACCCTGCACAAACAAGGAATCGATAAATAAACAGAAATGAAGAAGCTTGTACATAATCAAGCACAAACTCAATATCTTTACTAAATCAGGGTGGATGAATAACATAACAAATACAACCTTAAAACTACATCATTAGAATTTCAGGTGTGACCCATCAGCCCTGTATCCTACAGCATGGACAACGATAGCTAACCAATGAAGAATATGACAACTTCTAACTTGCGTCCAGACAGAACATTTTTGAAAAGAACAAAAATTTAGctaagaataaaaatatataaaataagggATGAGAAGCATGCCTGAGCTCCAAAACCTTTCACTATTCGATGGAAGAAGGTACCCTTGTAGTGCAAAGGAATCCTTAGCCTAGGACTAATTCCCTTCTCTCCTGGAATTCAGAgcggaaaaaagaaaagaaaatataggTTAGACACAGCTATATAAAATCAATGAAAGGCGTCAAAATAATGCAACACTAAACACACATTTGGTGAATGATACGCCCATACCCGTAGCAAACCCTAATTCCTGCATTCAGTTTTAGCGCCTCACCCAAACCCTAGCTGCTTTTTGTTCCTCAGCtatttctttctctcattcacATTGcacaaaacacaatttttcAGTTTGACTACTTCGGTGTCAGCAAGCAAAATTCGGTCTACCTAATTTGGTTTGGCGCTTTGGATTTGGTTTCCTCCAATAAAATACGGTTTGATGCGGTTTGGTGATCGAACAAATAAGGTTTGGATTTGGACTGAAAAATTGAAAACCTAATTAAATACGATTTGTTTTGTTGTGTGAAAAGTGCAAACCATACTCCGAACTTTCACCCCTAAATGCTGATTATTAAAAATGTCACATTAAGATGCCATATTCAAATCAAGAATAACACTAACTATGCAAGCGCTGCATTTTAAATTTCTGCAATGAAAGTTCTTGATAAGTCTTTCTAAGATAAAACCAGGAACTACTATTTAACATACCTATTACCCTTTCCTCCATTGTTCACAATAATATTGAGTGACCCCACCATTCAAAATACACCCCTTCTCATAAAGAGAACATGGGTTCTAAACCCATAAAGAAATGGCAATTGAGAAATCAAAGACCTCCCAATTTCCAATAATAACTCAAAAAAGAAATGGTACAGCAATGAGGAAGTTCACAGCTTTATCTAAAGGTATAAACAAAACAGACAACAGTTGGTTGAATGACCTCCTCGTTCCCAGAAATATTATCAAATAGAAATGGCATAACAAAACAGCTTGCTGCTTTAATTGGTAGCATAAGCTCAAAGCATGCCCAAAAAAAAACCAACCACAAAGTACAAAACACGACATCATTGAAGCAAGGTAAACACATCATTGCATGTGAAAAATTACTCAAAACTAAGGATTGTTTTGGAAAAACAGATGCAGAAAATAGAGAGACAACATCGCAAAGTAAGAAAATGAGAAATCTTTTACATTACATCTATGTTCAACAGTACTTACCTGTACATAATGCACGGAAATTTTCGGCAGTCTTTGGAACCAAATCAGAAAAAAGCTGTGGTGACCAAACAAAAAAAGCTATTAACATCACTCAGTTTAAAGGAGATATGTAAGAAGTACAGCATACAGAAACTAGATGATTGATATGCTTCTCAAATGGACAAGGAACATGAAGAGTAGAAACACAGATCATCACGAGGCAGATAAACCAGCCTTGTCAA harbors:
- the LOC130800919 gene encoding peptidyl-prolyl cis-trans isomerase CYP95-like isoform X1, which codes for MVKKKNPFVFLDVSIDGDPCERMVFELFSDLVPKTAENFRALCTGEKGISPRLRIPLHYKGTFFHRIVKGFGAQGGDLLRQEGSAGESIYGDAFPDEPPKLKHDEPGLLSMALADRDVCGSVFNIMFKANQNFDKKNIVFGKLVHGHEVLKKIEDVGDEDGKPTVTIKVCNSGEFSESDKKKLGKKLAKVASLDAHSIETRRKGKHKKSSRNRRKRRRKYYTSESDSSSESDLDSSDLDTDSESDSSSSDVSSSSDDRRKKRKRSSKRDKYKRGKRKEKRRDKKRRRQDKRSRRKSRRASNSLSDSESTGDSSEGEDSTKNIDKKRKGDLLKNAENHSPRVDAAAVVNHKRSEDSDKFDDKEPRSSKENGEQKTNGYERDAISGRSGDRQPDVVEDHPGKSSASPKRATSKSMSISPRSMSRSRSATPQRKLSRSPSVGKNSPVAVQRSQSISRSPVRSVSRSPARSPSRSPPRTHSQRNSSLSPVLSPPRKSPSGSYPGGSSRRSAGRSPGRVRRRSSPSPVHSRRSPNPVRSSHRSLSRSSGRAPSRRVASRSPVRSPKRSYHRSYSRSPGRRSPPSIHRRSVSRSASPDGSPKRIRRGRGFSDRFSYARKYRTPSPDRYRHGGRDRYPSYRRYSDRSPRYRSPRRSPIRYRRRRSRTRSPSISRSPPYRRRRITRSPVRSPSNSPPSRYRASPRAEKRLSLSRSRSRSVSVSGSSRGSPAPKGASKDKYRSRTSSGSPPAKKGLVSYRDGSADNSSR
- the LOC130800919 gene encoding peptidyl-prolyl cis-trans isomerase CYP95-like isoform X2; this translates as MVKKKNPFVFLDVSIDGDPCERMVFELFSDLVPKTAENFRALCTGEKGISPRLRIPLHYKGTFFHRIVKGFGAQGGDLLRQEGSAGESIYGDAFPDEPPKLKHDEPGLLSMALADRDVCGSVFNIMFKANQNFDKKNIVFGKLVHGHEVLKKIEDVGDEDGKPTVTIKVCNSGEFSESDKKKLGKKLAKVASLDAHSIETRRKGKHKKSSRNRRKRRRKYYTSESDSSSESDLDSSDLDTDSESDSSSSDVSSSSDDRRKKRKRSSKRDKYKRGKRKEKRRDKKRRRQDKRSRRKSRRASNSLSDSESTGDSSEGEDSTKNIDKKRKGDLLKNAENHSPRVDAAAVVNHKRSEDSDKFDDKEPRSSKENGEQKTNGYERDAISGRSGDRQPDVVEDHPGKSSASPKRATSKSMSISPRSMSRSRSATPQRKLSRSPSVGKNSPVAVQRSQSISRSPVRSVSRSPARSPSRSPPRTHSQRNSSLSPVLSPPRKSPSGSYPGGSSRRSAGRSPGRVRRRSSPSPVHSRRSPNPVRSSHRSLSRSSGRAPSRRVASRSPVRSPKRSYHRSYSRSPGRRSPPSIHRRSVSRSASPDGSPKRIRRGRGFSDRFSYARKYRTPSPDRYRHGGRDSYRRYSDRSPRYRSPRRSPIRYRRRRSRTRSPSISRSPPYRRRRITRSPVRSPSNSPPSRYRASPRAEKRLSLSRSRSRSVSVSGSSRGSPAPKGASKDKYRSRTSSGSPPAKKGLVSYRDGSADNSSR
- the LOC130800919 gene encoding peptidyl-prolyl cis-trans isomerase CYP95-like isoform X3 yields the protein MALADRDVCGSVFNIMFKANQNFDKKNIVFGKLVHGHEVLKKIEDVGDEDGKPTVTIKVCNSGEFSESDKKKLGKKLAKVASLDAHSIETRRKGKHKKSSRNRRKRRRKYYTSESDSSSESDLDSSDLDTDSESDSSSSDVSSSSDDRRKKRKRSSKRDKYKRGKRKEKRRDKKRRRQDKRSRRKSRRASNSLSDSESTGDSSEGEDSTKNIDKKRKGDLLKNAENHSPRVDAAAVVNHKRSEDSDKFDDKEPRSSKENGEQKTNGYERDAISGRSGDRQPDVVEDHPGKSSASPKRATSKSMSISPRSMSRSRSATPQRKLSRSPSVGKNSPVAVQRSQSISRSPVRSVSRSPARSPSRSPPRTHSQRNSSLSPVLSPPRKSPSGSYPGGSSRRSAGRSPGRVRRRSSPSPVHSRRSPNPVRSSHRSLSRSSGRAPSRRVASRSPVRSPKRSYHRSYSRSPGRRSPPSIHRRSVSRSASPDGSPKRIRRGRGFSDRFSYARKYRTPSPDRYRHGGRDRYPSYRRYSDRSPRYRSPRRSPIRYRRRRSRTRSPSISRSPPYRRRRITRSPVRSPSNSPPSRYRASPRAEKRLSLSRSRSRSVSVSGSSRGSPAPKGASKDKYRSRTSSGSPPAKKGLVSYRDGSADNSSR